The Anaeromyxobacter sp. Fw109-5 genomic interval GGGGTCCTCCTTCGTCGCGGCCGTCGTGCCGTCGAGCACGGCCACCTTGATCTTCTCGTCTCGGCTGACCGGGACGAGGTCGACGAGCTTCACCGCGGCCTGGGTGGCGTAGCGGTTCTTCACCTCGATGCGGACGCGGTAGCGATACACGTCGTCCTTGGAGACGAGCCCCGCCGTCAGGCGCTTCCGCTCGAGCACCCTGCGCTCCACCTCGATCCGATCGTCCACGCCGAACGCGAGCTCGAGCTCGCCGCCCGGCGGCGTCAGCGCGACCGGCGCCCGCCCGACGAACTCGTCGCCCACGTACACCCCGGCGACGCCGGGCAGGAGCGGGAAGCCCGTGTCGTTCACCGCCTTGGCGGTGAGGAACGTCGCAGCCTCGCGGCGCGGCGCGGCAACGCGCACGAGCTCGGCCTTGAGCGGGAAGCGCTGCAGCGCGATCCGCCTCGCCTGCCCGGCCCCGTCCACCGCCTCCCGTCGCGGCGCGGTGAACGTGGCGGAGAGCAGGCCGTGCTCGACCGTGGCGGCCGCGAGCTGCACGTCGTGGAGCTCCTCGGCGGCGACCTCGTCGCGCTCCTGCACCAGCGCTCCCAGCGCCGCGGCCGGGGCGCTCGCCATCGACTTGCGCGCGTCCTCGTAATGCCGCACCCCGCGCTGCTCGGTCAGGTAGACCGGCTCCAGCTCCGGCACGTACAGGCCGCGCCCGGGCTGCGCCGTGGAGACGGCGAGCGTCACGTCCGCCCAGTCCTCGCCGGTGCGCTGCCAGACGGACCCGAGGAAGATGAGCTCCATCGTCGCGCGCTCCGGCGCGAGCCGCGCGTCCCAGAGCGGCGACCAGCCCGCGGACGCGACCGCGTACGAGACGGCCAGCTCGAGCGCGCCGCCCCGCTCCGCCTCCACCTCGACCGAGATCGCCTTGGTGGTCCGGCCCCGCTTCGCCTGGACCTTCTCGAGGTCCGCGCGGGCCTGCGCGATCCTACGCGCGAGCTCGCGCCGTCCCACCTCCGCCTTCCGCACCGCCGCCGCCGCGTCCGCGAGCTCTCGCTCCACGTGGCCGGCCAGCTCGGCCCACTCGCGCACGGAGACGCCGCGGACGGCGAGGTTCTTCGCCCGTTCCTCGGAGTACGTCGAGCGGAGCGACTCCACGAACTTGGCGCGCGCCTGGGCGGCGCGGGCCGCGTCCTCGAGCGCGCGGTCCTCGTCCTGGAGCCGCTCGATGCGCTCCTCGACCGCGCGCGCCTCCGCCGTGACCGCCTCCTTCGCCGTCATGCGCTCGACGCCCACGCCGAACACGCGCGCCTTCGCGGCGCCCTTCCCTTCCACGCGGATGGAGTCGTCGTCGAGCTCGTCGGGGAGCCCCTCCAGCACCACCCGGGTCGGGCCGTCCGGCAGCTCCACCTTGGCGACGCGCGTCACGCGCGCGGACTGCCGGTAGACCGTGACCGCGTCGATGCGGGACGGGGGTCTCAGGGCGGGTGCCGCGGCGGCGAGGGCGGGGATGGAAAGGATGACGAGGGCAAGCGTGCGCATGCGTGAGGCCTCCTCCTGCCTGGAACGCACGCGTCCGGAAAAGGATCTCCTCGCCTCGACCGAACCCAGAGTAATTCTCGTCGACCGTTCGACAGGGCCCCCTCGGCGACTTCGATCGACCAGACGGATCGTTTCACGCGGCCGCCGCAAGTGCGTCCCGACCATGAATGACGGTGCCGGGCGTGAGATCCAGAGCGGCTCAGCACCCCGCGAGGCGCGACGCCACCTCTCAAGGCATACCTGTGGAAGCTGCCGCTCTGGAGCCCAACGCAGGCCTCGGCTTTACCCGATGTAGGCTGCTGCCACGCAGCTCGTCAACGCAGGTTGCAGCGCGCTCCATGGGCCACGCGCAACCAGTAGGTTCCGGGCGGGAAGAGCACGTCGCGAACGCCTGCTCGAAACAGCCTCCACGCCGCGCGGTAGGC includes:
- a CDS encoding mucoidy inhibitor MuiA family protein, which encodes MRTLALVILSIPALAAAAPALRPPSRIDAVTVYRQSARVTRVAKVELPDGPTRVVLEGLPDELDDDSIRVEGKGAAKARVFGVGVERMTAKEAVTAEARAVEERIERLQDEDRALEDAARAAQARAKFVESLRSTYSEERAKNLAVRGVSVREWAELAGHVERELADAAAAVRKAEVGRRELARRIAQARADLEKVQAKRGRTTKAISVEVEAERGGALELAVSYAVASAGWSPLWDARLAPERATMELIFLGSVWQRTGEDWADVTLAVSTAQPGRGLYVPELEPVYLTEQRGVRHYEDARKSMASAPAAALGALVQERDEVAAEELHDVQLAAATVEHGLLSATFTAPRREAVDGAGQARRIALQRFPLKAELVRVAAPRREAATFLTAKAVNDTGFPLLPGVAGVYVGDEFVGRAPVALTPPGGELELAFGVDDRIEVERRVLERKRLTAGLVSKDDVYRYRVRIEVKNRYATQAAVKLVDLVPVSRDEKIKVAVLDGTTAATKEDPERPGVRIHELALAANEAKVVELRYEVRYPRGLAIAGLE